A stretch of Oncorhynchus mykiss isolate Arlee chromosome 12, USDA_OmykA_1.1, whole genome shotgun sequence DNA encodes these proteins:
- the LOC118937647 gene encoding protocadherin gamma-A9-like — translation MYIFAVFSKMFEGKQNRTPQWQARLIIVCALLSHMVRCQVRYSIPEEMVRGSLIGDLSKHLGLDIRRLKSGRARIVSEEKDCVELNADKGILIVKQRIDREELCGHASPCSFNFEMVLENPMELFSITVEILDINDNSPAFANKEITLNISEVASPGAQFILGSAVDPDVGLNALQSYSLKPSTHFTLKEQTFADGGKYVEMVLKSPLDREEEGEMFLTLTAADGGNPRRTGTVSIKVNVLDANDNAPVFSQAVYKASVLENSPKGTLVATVIATDADVGSNGQLEYYIDQLTQQNAMVFTLNPSSGEIRVSGLLDYEKTKQFQINVIAKDIGGLSKSCKVVIEVIDVNDNPPVIALTSFSNTIPEDSPQGTTVAIVNVKDLDSGQNGNVNYSIDHSLPFKIKSSLVNYYTLLTNSVLDREVVSEYNVTVTAVDKGLPSLRHNKTLRIRISDVNDNVPVFDKSEYTARILENNSPGVSIGLVHAKDEDWGQNARVSYFLEESQVGGNSIASLISINSETGLIYAVRSFDYEQIKDFEFQVKAQDGGSPSLNSNVTIKLIIQDQNDNTPHVLYPVPTSSLVAEMVPRSADVGYLVTKVVAVDMDSGQNAWLSYKLQKATDRPLFEVGLQNGEIEE, via the coding sequence ATGTATATTTTTGCTGTTTTTTCCAAAATGTTTGAGGGAAAGCAAAATCGAACACCACAATGGCAAGCACGATTGATTATTGTGTGTGCCCTCTTGTCGCATATGGTTCGATGCCAGGTGCGATATTCGATTCCAGAGGAAATGGTACGAGGGTCTTTGATTGGGGATCTCTCAAAGCATTTGGGACTAGATATCCGAAGACTAAAATCTGGCCGGGCCCGTATTGTTAGTGAGGAAAAGGATTGTGTAGAGCTGAACGCAGACAAAGGGATTCTGATCGTCAAACAGCGCatagacagagaggagctgtGTGGACACGCATCGCCTTGTAGCTTCAACTTCGAAATGGTTCTAGAAAATCCAATGGAATTATTTAGTATAACTGTGGAAATACTTGATATCAACGATAATTCACCTGCCTTTGCGAATAAGGAAATTACCCTGAATATCAGTGAAGTAGCGTCGCCTGGAGCTCAATTTATTTTAGGCAGTGCCGTGGATCCTGATGTCGGTTTAAATGCCCTGCAAAGCTACAGTCTTAAACCTTCGACTCATTTTACTTTGAAAGAACAAACGTTTGCTGATGGTGGTAAATATGTGGAGATGGTTTTGAAAAGTCCTTtagatagagaggaggaaggtGAAATGTTTCTAACATTGACAGCTGCCGACGGAGGAAATCCGCGGAGAACAGGGACTGTGAGCATAAAAGTGAATGTTTTGGATGCCAATGATAATGCTCCGGTTTTTAGTCAAGCCGTATACAAAGCCTCTGTTTTGGAGAACTCCCCTAAAGGGACTTTAGTAGCAACTGTGATTGCGACCGACGCAGATGTGGGCAGTAATGGTCAGTTAGAATATTACATTGACCAGCTTACACAACAAAATGCTATGGTGTTCACACTAAATCCAAGCAGTGGAGAAATACGAGTATCAGGTTTACTCGACTATGAGAAAACTAAGCAGTTTCAAATTAATGTAATTGCCAAGGACATAGGTGGCCTCTCAAAATCTTGCAAAGTAGTAATTGAAGTGATAGATGTGAATGACAATCCCCCCGTTATAGCATTGACATCTTTTTCCAATACCATCCCCGAGGACTCTCCCCAGGGAACAACTGTCGCCATTGTTAACGTGAAAGACTTGGACTCTGGACAAAATGGTAATGTTAATTATTCCATCGACCATTCTCTTCCCTTTAAGATAAAATCTTCATTAGTGAACTATTACACTTTACTAACAAACAGTGTTTTAGACCGTGAGGTTGTGTCTGAGTATAACGTCACAGTGACAGCGGTGGACAAAGGTCTTCCCTCATTACGTCACAATAAGACCCTTCGCATAAGAATCTCTGATGTGAACGACAATGTGCCAGTGTTCGATAAAAGCGAGTACACAGCTCGGATATTAGAAAACAACTCCCCAGGTGTGTCAATTGGTTTGGTCCACGCCAAAGATGAAGACTGGGGCCAGAATGCCAGGGTCTCCTATTTCTTGGAGGAATCGCAGGTGGGAGGAAATTCTATTGCATCTTTAATATCGATTAATTCTGAAACAGGATTGATTTATGCAGTGAGATCCTTTGATTACGAACAAATCAAAGATTTTGAATTCCAGGTTAAAGCGCAAGATGGAGGCTCCCCTTCACTTAACAGTAACGTGACTATAAAGTTAATAATTCAAGATCAGAATGACAACACTCCTCATGTTCTCTACCCAGTACCGACGAGCTCTCTGGTGGCTGAAATGGTGCCTCGTTCAGCAGATGTGGGCTATCTTGTCACTAAAGTGGTGGCTGTTGATATGGACTCTGGACAGAATGCATGGCTCTCATATAAACTGCAGAAAGCGACAGACAGGCCGCTGTTTGAAGTAGGTCTACAGAATGGAGAAATTGAGGAATAA